A genomic segment from Ferrimicrobium sp. encodes:
- a CDS encoding ATP-binding cassette domain-containing protein — protein MFVSQPSVRRAPSLLRGALASRRSRALAILIVVVQVVALVSLVAAALLIGRMLEDAVMLHRYGVIPRLAVLFGVAFGIRLAMLRLVDYLAVLLGVDYAQRTISQLITKSSAAPIPGTELGYLLTDGVATLVPYASRFLPEVIGAAIVTPALILFTLVESPMAFLEVVGGLVVLPVIMIVVGKSTKDRADRQLGATVRLNALYLDMLSGMVTLKSFNKAHLQEASIARAAQELRKRTLGVLSVAFISGVSLDTLVAIIVALVAVSIGIRLNDASMSLATGAAVLFIVPEIFRPVRAAALQFHATQDAAALVRRVEALALLPDTREPTTEVVPVRVKRGGENEHTRSLAPDSLSLALNDFGVIMPNGKQSASIDLVAASGELIVLRGQSGVGKTSWLEGLAGFLPTLGLVRVGSGDLAGALPSGEVGFLPAHPGFVEGSIYDNVTLLHPNASEAEVEKVLTLVGANGFVERLSQHVVVDGSNLSAGERQRLGVARVVLMERPFLLLDEPTAHLNAAMERQLLDALAQIGGAKVLFVASHSDRVEARASQVIEIGVRP, from the coding sequence CGCTTGCGATCCTCATCGTGGTGGTCCAAGTCGTCGCGCTGGTATCGTTGGTGGCGGCCGCGCTGCTCATTGGTCGGATGCTCGAGGATGCGGTCATGCTGCACCGATATGGGGTCATCCCACGCTTGGCAGTCCTCTTCGGCGTTGCCTTTGGCATTCGACTGGCGATGTTGCGACTCGTTGACTACCTTGCGGTCCTTCTCGGAGTCGATTATGCCCAGCGAACGATCTCTCAGCTCATCACAAAGAGTAGCGCTGCACCGATACCTGGGACGGAGTTGGGTTATCTCCTGACCGATGGTGTCGCCACCCTTGTGCCCTATGCATCACGTTTTCTTCCCGAGGTGATCGGTGCGGCGATCGTCACTCCAGCACTGATCCTCTTTACCTTGGTCGAGTCTCCGATGGCGTTTCTTGAAGTCGTCGGTGGACTCGTGGTGCTGCCGGTGATCATGATCGTGGTCGGTAAGAGCACGAAGGATCGCGCCGATCGTCAGCTCGGCGCGACGGTTCGGTTGAACGCGCTCTACCTCGACATGCTGAGCGGCATGGTGACCCTCAAGTCCTTTAACAAGGCGCATCTGCAGGAGGCCTCGATTGCCAGAGCCGCCCAGGAGTTGCGCAAGCGCACCCTTGGGGTGTTGAGCGTCGCCTTCATCTCCGGGGTGAGCCTTGATACGCTCGTCGCCATCATTGTGGCCCTTGTGGCAGTCTCCATCGGCATCCGTCTCAACGACGCATCGATGTCACTCGCCACCGGAGCAGCGGTACTCTTTATCGTTCCCGAGATCTTTCGGCCTGTGCGAGCAGCAGCGCTGCAGTTCCATGCGACCCAGGACGCCGCTGCGCTGGTGCGACGGGTGGAGGCGCTCGCGCTGTTGCCTGATACGCGAGAGCCGACCACTGAGGTGGTTCCCGTTCGCGTGAAGCGTGGCGGGGAGAACGAGCATACGCGCAGTCTCGCACCGGACTCGCTATCTCTGGCGCTCAACGACTTTGGGGTGATCATGCCCAATGGCAAGCAGTCGGCAAGTATCGATCTTGTCGCGGCAAGCGGGGAACTCATTGTGTTACGTGGCCAAAGTGGCGTTGGCAAGACCTCCTGGCTTGAAGGGCTGGCGGGATTCTTGCCTACCCTAGGTTTGGTGCGCGTTGGATCGGGTGATTTGGCCGGGGCGCTTCCCTCTGGTGAGGTAGGTTTTCTCCCTGCTCATCCCGGTTTTGTTGAGGGAAGTATCTATGACAACGTCACACTCCTCCATCCGAACGCCAGTGAGGCTGAGGTGGAGAAAGTCTTGACACTCGTTGGTGCGAACGGTTTTGTTGAGAGGCTGTCTCAACATGTCGTGGTAGATGGCTCGAACCTCAGCGCGGGTGAGCGTCAACGCCTCGGTGTGGCCCGCGTCGTACTGATGGAGCGTCCGTTCCTGCTACTCGATGAACCCACTGCCCATCTCAATGCGGCGATGGAGCGACAGTTGTTGGATGCGCTGGCTCAGATCGGCGGCGCCAAGGTGCTCTTTGTCGCCTCGCACTCGGATCGAGTAGAGGCTCGAGCCAGTCAGGTGATCGAGATCGGAGTTCGGCCATGA
- the soxR gene encoding redox-sensitive transcriptional activator SoxR, which translates to MSPNQELLPIGIVAQRCGVSVATLRFYEERALIASIRQDGHKRMYPRSMIRRIAFIKVAQRVGLSLDEITEALALLPHNRTPTAKDWRQLSVSWRSRIDEQIKTLQGLRDDLDSCIGCGCLSLATCSLYNAGDRAAKLGTGARYLLGDKPSPKG; encoded by the coding sequence ATGTCCCCTAATCAGGAACTCCTGCCGATTGGAATAGTCGCCCAGCGCTGTGGCGTCTCGGTGGCGACGCTGCGATTTTACGAGGAGCGCGCACTCATCGCCTCAATCCGGCAAGATGGGCACAAACGCATGTACCCTCGATCGATGATCCGTCGAATAGCTTTCATCAAAGTCGCCCAACGAGTAGGGCTCTCACTCGACGAGATCACCGAAGCGCTCGCATTGCTCCCTCACAACCGGACTCCAACAGCAAAAGATTGGCGTCAACTATCGGTTAGTTGGCGATCCCGCATCGACGAACAGATCAAGACCCTGCAAGGACTGCGCGATGACCTTGACTCCTGCATCGGTTGCGGATGCCTTTCACTGGCAACGTGCTCGCTCTACAACGCTGGTGATCGAGCTGCAAAGCTCGGAACCGGCGCGAGGTACCTTCTCGGTGACAAACCTTCACCAAAGGGGTAA
- a CDS encoding DUF4331 domain-containing protein, which yields MSSHREAPAISKDPVADSTDLYAFRSPDNPDTVTIIANYLPLQLPAGGPNFYEFGDDVLYEIHIANNGEPLSNITYQFQFHTVLNDPNTFLYNTGQITSLDSPNWNRRQFYTVTRIDKDGYHELASNAPCPPSNVGPRSIPHYTPLADAAVVTTSDGEKIFAGQRAEGFYVDLGSIFDLGDLRPFSPDQLIPGPASAGVNATAGLNVASIAIQVPITLLTSNGSMPTSVTDPAAVLGIWTSANRQKVRVFDQAFSGQNSDVGPFVQVSRLGNPLFNEVIVPIGKKDLWNTLPPFADKEFLSYVQHPELGSLLPVLYPGVFPDLAKYTAARADLVAILLTGIPTGIVDGLNTYTGPWYADMLRLNVAIPPSSSPSILGVLGGDLAGYPNGRRVFDDVVSIELRAIAGLTIPLVDKSYKPDTAAGAIYDVINPNKTSPSQLGPIGETYLSSFPYLGIPWDGFSNPSTTPTPSLVNP from the coding sequence GTGTCGTCACACCGAGAAGCACCTGCTATATCAAAGGATCCCGTCGCAGACTCGACGGATCTCTACGCATTTCGTTCCCCTGATAATCCAGATACCGTTACGATTATTGCCAATTACCTACCACTGCAGCTGCCTGCTGGAGGACCGAACTTCTATGAGTTCGGTGATGATGTGTTGTACGAGATCCACATCGCGAACAACGGTGAGCCGTTGTCAAATATCACTTATCAGTTCCAGTTCCACACCGTGTTGAATGACCCGAATACCTTTTTGTATAACACCGGCCAGATCACCTCGCTAGATTCGCCGAACTGGAATCGTCGTCAGTTCTATACGGTGACACGTATCGATAAAGACGGGTACCATGAGCTCGCGAGTAATGCGCCATGCCCACCGTCCAACGTTGGCCCTCGTTCGATTCCTCACTATACGCCGCTCGCCGACGCTGCAGTGGTAACCACCAGCGACGGAGAGAAGATCTTTGCTGGTCAGCGTGCTGAGGGCTTCTATGTCGATTTGGGATCCATCTTCGACCTCGGTGACCTTCGCCCGTTCTCCCCCGATCAACTCATTCCGGGACCGGCCTCCGCAGGAGTCAACGCGACGGCGGGACTTAACGTCGCCTCTATTGCCATTCAGGTGCCGATCACGCTCCTGACGAGCAATGGGTCGATGCCGACCTCGGTCACCGATCCAGCGGCGGTGCTTGGCATTTGGACGTCGGCAAACCGGCAGAAGGTGCGCGTCTTTGATCAGGCCTTCTCGGGACAAAACTCGGATGTTGGTCCCTTCGTTCAGGTATCGAGGCTGGGCAACCCGCTCTTCAATGAGGTCATCGTTCCAATCGGCAAGAAGGATCTTTGGAATACCTTGCCACCCTTTGCCGATAAGGAGTTCCTCTCCTACGTGCAGCATCCCGAACTCGGGTCGTTGTTGCCGGTCCTCTATCCAGGGGTCTTCCCTGACCTGGCCAAGTACACTGCGGCCAGAGCTGACCTCGTCGCAATCCTCTTGACTGGTATCCCAACCGGTATTGTGGATGGTCTGAACACCTACACCGGCCCATGGTACGCCGACATGCTACGGCTGAATGTGGCGATACCTCCATCGAGTTCCCCATCGATCCTCGGGGTCCTTGGTGGCGATCTTGCCGGATATCCCAATGGACGCAGGGTCTTCGATGATGTCGTCTCCATTGAGCTTCGTGCGATTGCTGGTTTGACGATTCCTCTCGTGGATAAGAGCTACAAGCCAGACACTGCAGCGGGTGCGATCTATGACGTCATCAACCCCAATAAGACTTCGCCCAGCCAGCTAGGTCCTATTGGCGAGACCTACCTGTCGAGCTTCCCCTACTTGGGGATCCCATGGGATGGATTCTCAAATCCCTCGACAACACCCACGCCGAGTTTGGTCAACCCGTGA
- the cydC gene encoding thiol reductant ABC exporter subunit CydC: MTLGALARERLRTRRWEVWGYLGTGFMAYLSPAVLFGLSAYLISKAALKPGILTLGVVIGSVRFFALARGASQYGERMWGHSLTLDLAAKIRTLLFDRLAAVVPYRVRPGVFGEILASLNGDMTQLENLAARLVGPATGVGLASLVTLIIAGMVAPDFVVVLLPSLLLIGLVVPFGAYRLARSGAQSTSILRAQAYDTSLATAATFQSRYFLGSGDPLLDQLKRKTVQLLRPQRRQAGIQTWLGVANGVIEAVALSATLWIGADLMSAHRLGAVELAVIPFLILAIVEGLTAVGLEAATAGAGTPAVARLERTLALQGRDCSQCSQTTLPSGALAIDSEDVSFHYPDADREILHSFELHLEAGERLLVVGPTGSGKSTLAAMVLGAWIPTSGVMRIGGISTAELSEEAIAASVAYLSSEPYLFGASLAANLRLARATASDAALIDALRRVGLGPWFAELSDGLATIMGSENRTVSQGEKQRLALARLLVLNPKNLVLDEPTAGLDAENEQIVAEILNEHFVGATIMVITHSEAFMEAFRADQVRDFGEFVRTKVI, translated from the coding sequence ATGACGCTGGGTGCGCTGGCGCGCGAACGCCTTCGGACCCGTCGATGGGAGGTGTGGGGTTACCTCGGGACTGGTTTCATGGCCTACCTCTCACCCGCGGTGCTCTTTGGCCTCTCGGCGTATCTGATCTCGAAGGCGGCGCTCAAGCCTGGTATCTTGACGCTCGGAGTGGTGATCGGGTCGGTTCGTTTCTTCGCGCTGGCCCGTGGGGCGAGCCAGTATGGCGAGCGCATGTGGGGTCACTCACTCACCCTCGATCTGGCAGCGAAGATCCGTACCCTACTCTTTGATCGTCTGGCGGCGGTGGTTCCCTATCGGGTGCGGCCAGGGGTCTTTGGCGAGATCCTCGCCTCGTTAAACGGTGATATGACGCAACTTGAGAATCTTGCCGCACGGCTGGTCGGGCCTGCCACGGGTGTCGGTCTCGCTTCGCTGGTGACGTTGATCATCGCGGGTATGGTAGCGCCCGATTTTGTGGTGGTACTCTTGCCGAGCTTGCTCCTGATCGGTCTTGTGGTCCCCTTTGGGGCCTATCGTCTCGCTCGCTCAGGAGCGCAGAGTACGAGCATCTTGCGTGCACAGGCCTACGACACCTCATTAGCAACCGCGGCTACTTTTCAGTCACGCTACTTCCTGGGCAGTGGAGACCCTCTCCTCGATCAACTTAAGCGCAAAACGGTCCAGCTGCTCCGTCCACAGCGGCGCCAGGCGGGCATCCAGACCTGGCTTGGTGTCGCCAACGGAGTGATCGAGGCGGTGGCCCTCTCTGCCACGCTGTGGATCGGCGCTGATCTGATGAGTGCACACCGGCTCGGGGCGGTCGAACTCGCTGTCATTCCTTTTCTGATCCTCGCCATCGTGGAGGGATTGACCGCGGTCGGCCTCGAGGCAGCGACGGCGGGTGCTGGCACGCCTGCGGTGGCACGGCTTGAGAGGACGCTCGCCCTCCAAGGCCGCGACTGTTCGCAATGCTCGCAGACCACTCTCCCTTCTGGTGCGTTAGCGATCGACAGTGAAGATGTCTCATTCCACTATCCGGACGCTGATCGCGAGATCTTGCACTCCTTTGAGCTTCATCTTGAGGCGGGCGAGCGGCTGTTGGTGGTTGGACCGACGGGATCTGGTAAATCCACGTTGGCTGCCATGGTGCTTGGAGCATGGATACCGACGTCTGGGGTGATGCGTATCGGCGGCATCTCAACAGCGGAACTCAGCGAGGAGGCCATCGCTGCGTCGGTCGCCTATCTCTCCTCGGAACCCTACCTCTTTGGTGCCTCACTCGCCGCCAACCTGCGGCTGGCGCGCGCGACCGCCTCTGATGCTGCATTGATCGATGCCCTTCGCCGTGTTGGTCTTGGCCCATGGTTCGCGGAGTTATCCGATGGACTGGCGACGATCATGGGGTCCGAAAACAGGACGGTTTCCCAAGGAGAAAAGCAGCGACTTGCCTTGGCGCGCTTACTGGTCCTGAACCCCAAGAACTTGGTGCTTGACGAACCCACAGCGGGACTCGATGCCGAAAACGAGCAGATCGTAGCCGAAATACTCAACGAGCACTTTGTGGGCGCCACCATCATGGTGATTACGCATTCAGAGGCATTCATGGAGGCTTTTCGTGCCGATCAAGTCCGTGATTTTGGCGAATTTGTGAGGACAAAGGTGATCTGA